The Poecile atricapillus isolate bPoeAtr1 unplaced genomic scaffold, bPoeAtr1.hap1 scaffold_341, whole genome shotgun sequence genome segment AAGGGATGAGACCAGGGAGTCTCCAGATTGGGCACAAAAGTGCTCCCTCAGCACCGTCAAACAGCACACATGTAACATAACAGGTTTAGCAGTTGTTTTACCTGATATCGAATGCCTTGATGTAGGGATTAACACTGGCAACTCGGATGGTGAGGAACTGCACAGGCACGTTGGAGTCTGGGGTGAGCTCGTGCTGTCTGGAATCTGTCACCGTCAGGTGaatgtcctgctgctgggcaaCATGTAAACAGTAGGTGGTCACTTTAATCACCCACGTGTCCGTAACGATCACCCTCGCTCCTGGAGCTCCGGTAGCGAATTTATCGATTCTCCTAAATTCTGTGTTGATGGAAGAAGCTACTGCCCTCCAACCCGACTGCGGGAGAGCGTGAACAGCGAGTGTCCGGGCCAGCGGGTGGTTATTCCAGCCTTTCCGTGACCAGTAATATGCCAGGGCACTGGTGACTGCTGGGAGGAGAACGGCgaagaagaagaaagttttCCACTCTTTTGAAGCCAGGTAGAAAAAACAAAGATGTTTTTCAGGTGCAGCAAAGCACATACCAAGGTAATAacctgcaaggaaaaaaaacttactTTCAGAAGACAATGAAGTACCTGAAAAAACAGATAACCTGAATCATATGGTTATCTAACCAGTGAGCTCACCTCCAAGAGAAGTACTGTACTTCTGGATGACTTCAAATTCAAGCCTCCTGTCTTATGCAAGCTGAGATAAATTCTTAGGCATCACTGATTCTTACCAGAATCTTATACCTGAAGGAAAGTGATCTGAATTCGGTTGCTGAATAAAATTACCTGTGAGATGCCACTTAGTTTTAGTAGAATTATATGGCTAAAGGAAGCTGATTTGCATTCCTTGGTTAAATCACAGATCACAGAAGATGATGAGCTGGAAGAGACTCagaaggatcatcaagtccaacccttAGTCCTgtacaggacaccccaagagttACACCATGTGTGTGAGAGCGTCCTCAAACTCCATCAGGCTTAGTGCTGTGactcctgccctggggagcctgttccagttcCCAACCACCCTCTTGGGgaaagaacctttttctaatatccaacctaaatctcccctgacacaacttcaggtcattccctcaggtcctgccattgtcaccagagagaagagatcaatgtctgtccctcctcttcccctctcgAGGAATTTGTACCTGCactgaggtctcccctcagtcccctccaggctgaacagaccaagtgccctcagcctctcctcacacGGCTTctcctcaaggcccttcaccatctttgttgctctcctttggacactctctaatagttcaatgtttttcttttattgtggcacccaaagctgcccccagcactggaggtgagaccgccccagcccagagcagagcgggGCAATCCCTGCCTTGCCCggctgtgatgctgtgcctgatgtccccaggacagggatgtccctcctggctgccagggcactgctggctcagttCAACTTGCCCCTGAGCAggacccccagctccctttccatggccCTGCTCTCCAGCATCTCACTCCGCTGTCCGTACTTTAACTGCAGCTCCTCGGTGGGTGCATGTGCTGCGGTGCAGCGCGCTGGTTACAAAGCTCGGGGCGCTCATTCCGAGCGCTACTcacccaggggcagcagggagtGAGCCAGCAGCGTGCCGGTGCTGCGCCGCAGGTGGTACTGCACGAAGGCCGCGTCCTCGCTGCCCAGCCAGTCGGACAGCAGGCTCTGCACCGTCAGCCCCGCCGAGCGCACCTCGTCGGGCGGGAACACGAAGCACACGGCGAACACCAGGTAGGCCAGCGTGAAGGTCACCGCGGGGCTCTCCATGCTGCGCCCCGTGGGGCGCCGGGGTCTCCGGGAGCGGTAGTCCCCGCCGCACCCCCGGATGCTCCAGCGGGGAGCGGTGCTTCCCGCCGCCCCAGCGGTAGTTCCCCGCGCAGCCCCGGATGTTCCAGCGGTAGTTCCCCGCCTAGCCCCGGATGTTCCAGCGGTAGTTCCCCGCCTAGCCCCGGATGTTCCAGCGGTAGTTCCCCTCGCAGCCCCGGATGTTCCAGCGGCAGTTCCCCCCGCTCCAGCGGTAGTTCCCGCCGCACCCCCGGATGCGCGGCGCGGGAGCTGCCGGGCTGGCGGGGCCGCTTCTTACTGATGGTCCCCGCCCCTCCATCCATCTCCGCCCTCCCCTCCACCCGTCCCCTCCCTCGCCTCCGCCCGGCCGCGACCCCCGAGCCGCGTCCCCGTTGCAGCCCTGAGCCGGGCCTcgcccgcagcccccgcccAGCCCGGCCGGGACGCGCAGCCCCTGCCCGTGGCCTCCGacactgtccctgctccaggtcATGCTCCACAGGGCTGGCAGAAGGAACCGATTCCAGTTCTTTGTGAACGTAAAAGAGCTCTGTTGGATGAAGGCAGCGTCTTTCTGAAGCAGGGAAAAGGCCTGTTTTACTTAAGCGTCGAAAAAAGcttctctttgtttctctttgtgtATTTTATGTAATGTTTTCTAATACTTTCTAATAAGGGATGTAGGATCTTAAAATGCCTTAAAGGGAGGCATGATTCAAGGTATCTTCGTACACCCCCGAACCCACTAAAGGGAGAGGCCTGACTGGAATATCTTGTTACTGTTGAAGTACAAATAATAGATAATAGCGGCAAGATTTGCTGTTTCTTACAAAATATAGGAAATCCCCTGCTCGCACCCTGTTATAACCACAACTTCCATATTTATCTCTTTTAGAGAAAGGGGAATAACTGTATAACTGGAAaaccccaccccccccccaccacccccccccccccccccccacggCAAAAACCCACACCGTATGCCACCCATAAATGGAAACCCAAGAAAAATAGTAAATGCAAATCAAAACATAGACTAGAAAACTTGccccccacctccccccccccgccccccccccccacccccacccacACCCAACCGCCCACCCCCCAccacccccccagccccagtgagTATTGTGCCATCTGAGTCTGTAACACTCCTTCTTGTTTGACGTGCTTACACACCCTTCACAGGCAACCTGCATAATTGCCTACTGAATGGACTATGAAGTTCAGTAATAAAAAACGGGTTGTGGAACAgcaagttttctttctgtgatttcATGCAAAAGCATGTCGAAGCAGAACAGCTGAGattgtagaatcacagaaatgtttgggttggaaagaaccttaaagctcatctcattccaacccgctttcatgggcagggataccttccatTAGCCTAGGTTTCTCAGAGCCCCGTGCAGCCTGGCCCTGAGCGCTGCCAGGCACGGGGCCGTGCTCGGGGACACGGgaacacggggacacggggacacggtgGCACGGGAACACGGGGACACAGGAACACAGGAACACGGGGACACGGTGACATTTGTGCAGCCCGGGGAGTTTGTCCCGGGCCGAGCCGCGCCTGCACTGCCCGCTCTGCCCCGCGCGGGGGCGCGcgctgggggctgggggggggcaGTAACGGTCACGCGTGGCGCTGTCCCCGCCCCTCTCCCTCAGGACGCTCTTCTGATTGGCGGGCGCTCCCCGGACGCCGCTCCCTCATTGGCGGGCCGGGGCTTCCGTTGGGTTTGAAATCGTGTGGCGGCGGCGCAGGGGTTGCGGCCGGTGGTGGGTGTAGCGTGCGCTGCCTCAGCTGAGCGCCCTGAGGGCTCGTCCCGGGAACTGCCGGCAGGTACGCGGGGCTTGGGGACCCCGCTGTAAGGCGGTGAGAGGCTGGGGCGAAGTGTTTAGGTATCCCTTTGTGAgactgggtgctgcagggggCTTGGTGACTCTTCTGTGAGcgattggggggggggggaaggcgCAGAAAAGTTCGGGCTCTGTAAGCTTGAGGCagtgtgggactggggggggcTGTGTCGGGACCTCTTGGTTAGATTGGAGCGCTCGGGGACCGCTCTGGGAGCTTGGGGTGCTATGGGGGTGAGCTGAGGGTCCTCTTTGGGAGCTTGGGGTTGGGGGAGGGTTTAGGgcctttctgtgattctggggtAGCGGAGCTCTGGGGTTACCCTGTGAATT includes the following:
- the LOC131574474 gene encoding transmembrane protein 129-like, which gives rise to MESPAVTFTLAYLVFAVCFVFPPDEVRSAGLTVQSLLSDWLGSEDAAFVQYHLRRSTGTLLAHSLLPLGYYLGMCFAAPEKHLCFFYLASKEWKTFFFFAVLLPAVTSALAYYWSRKGWNNHPLARTLAVHALPQSGWRAVASSINTEFRRIDKFATGAPGARVIVTDTWVIKVTTYCLHVAQQQDIHLTVTDSRQHELTPDSNVPVQFLTIRVASVNPYIKAFDIRLNSTEYGELREKLRAPISNAANVVIHQSLSDLFLETFTSLVEINQTYHVPSTQELEPCIGCMQTIANIKLIKNCQEPNEGECQQCYCRPMWCLTCMGKWFASRQDQQHPETWLSSQVPCPTCRAKFCILDVCLIR